Proteins encoded together in one Gemmatimonadota bacterium DH-78 window:
- a CDS encoding S41 family peptidase — protein sequence MNARRLSLALLLATLGGGATGSPLLAQGAPSFYEPGIAPGGDQIAFVSGGDIWTVPADGGSARLLVAHSAHESRPLYSPDGRTLAFNSNRHGGLDVFLMDLASGEVRRLTHDSGSEQLNGWSRDGEWVYFSTSAQDVNGVSDVFRVRASGGTPMPVAGDRYASEYLAAPSPEPGLTAIAARARMAQGQWWRNGHSHIDESEIWTVREPQAAGEAPAYARVSAGGKNLWPMFGADADRVFFMSDRSGAENLWVAARDGGSEQQLTDFDDGRLLWPSMSTDGATIAFERDFGIWTLDVASGTARALPIQLVGAVEGPGPEVMEEDSGWGDIAVSPDGRKWAFTRGGEVWATTMEGEVPATRVTRTAAEEGDIVWSRDSEQIVYTSWRSGTPRLHAFDFSSGTERALSEGPGRDGPALFSPDGEHLAWARLVNESRELLVREWPSGETRRLAGGVSGAIAWSPDGRWIAYGAETDEFTNVMVVPAEGGTPRQVSFVANSFFGALQWSADGDYLVYRTAQRTEPGRLVKIDLVPLPPVFDEDRFRDLFNEPSDDDDDPESESEDEGEGDSARDDDDDDDDDPVEIEFDGIRQRGRFVPTSFSVGTVLLSPDGESGVITGDGAIHRITFEDNGGIDIDRMEVTGTPLGFDDDGNRLYLSQGGQLRVVSLPGGSTRTVETSVRFTEDFDATKVAAFEQGWGEMRDGFYDADFHGADWTAVRDRFRPQIEGARTRAEFNRLMNLMLGELNGSHLGHSGRTGPPAGGDGSSTGRLGLRFDRLAYERDGRFLVTEVIPLGPADIDGGIAVGDELRSVAGEALGAATDLDEVLRDRTGEKVAVTVVRDGAEREVELLAASAGAERQMVYRDWVESRRAYVDELSDGRLGYVHIASMSEGALEQFIFDLDQENHARDGVVVDVRNNNGGFVNVYAIDILARRNYFTMQGRGSSVVAPSRVQLGQRALLAPTVLVTNQNTLSDGEDFTEGYRTLGLGSVVGEPTAGWIIFTGSSGLVDGTSVRMPRTMIRTLDGENMELAPRPVDIEVERPLGEWYQGRDSQLERAVQVLLQQIDAGG from the coding sequence ATGAACGCTCGCCGCCTCTCTCTCGCGCTCCTTCTCGCGACTCTCGGTGGGGGGGCGACCGGGAGTCCCCTTCTCGCGCAGGGCGCGCCCTCGTTCTACGAGCCGGGGATCGCCCCGGGCGGTGACCAGATCGCCTTCGTGTCGGGCGGCGACATCTGGACGGTGCCGGCCGACGGCGGTTCCGCCCGGTTGCTGGTGGCGCATTCGGCGCACGAGTCGCGGCCGCTCTACTCGCCCGACGGCCGCACCCTGGCCTTCAACTCGAACCGCCACGGCGGGCTCGACGTCTTTCTCATGGACCTGGCCAGCGGCGAGGTGCGGCGCCTCACGCACGACTCCGGATCGGAGCAGTTGAACGGCTGGTCGCGCGACGGCGAGTGGGTGTACTTCAGCACGAGTGCGCAGGACGTGAACGGGGTCAGCGACGTCTTCCGCGTGCGCGCGAGTGGCGGCACCCCCATGCCGGTGGCCGGTGATCGCTACGCCTCGGAGTATCTCGCGGCCCCCTCGCCCGAGCCGGGCCTGACGGCGATCGCGGCGCGCGCCCGCATGGCGCAGGGGCAGTGGTGGCGCAACGGTCACTCCCACATCGACGAGTCGGAGATCTGGACGGTGCGCGAGCCGCAGGCGGCCGGCGAGGCGCCCGCCTACGCGCGGGTGTCCGCCGGCGGCAAGAACCTGTGGCCGATGTTCGGGGCCGACGCCGATCGCGTGTTCTTCATGTCGGACCGCAGCGGGGCGGAGAACCTGTGGGTGGCGGCACGCGACGGGGGCTCGGAGCAGCAGCTCACCGACTTCGACGACGGCCGACTGCTCTGGCCGTCCATGTCGACCGATGGGGCGACCATCGCCTTCGAGCGCGACTTCGGTATCTGGACGCTCGACGTGGCCTCCGGCACCGCGCGCGCACTGCCCATCCAACTCGTGGGCGCGGTCGAGGGGCCGGGCCCCGAGGTGATGGAGGAGGACTCCGGATGGGGCGACATCGCCGTCTCGCCCGATGGCCGGAAATGGGCCTTCACTCGCGGGGGCGAGGTGTGGGCGACGACCATGGAGGGCGAGGTGCCCGCCACGCGGGTCACCCGCACCGCGGCCGAGGAGGGCGACATCGTCTGGAGCCGCGACTCCGAGCAGATCGTGTACACCTCGTGGCGCAGCGGCACCCCGCGACTCCACGCCTTCGACTTCTCCTCGGGCACCGAGCGCGCGCTGTCGGAGGGCCCCGGGCGCGACGGGCCAGCCCTCTTCTCGCCCGACGGAGAGCACCTCGCCTGGGCGCGACTGGTGAACGAGTCGCGGGAGCTTCTCGTGCGCGAGTGGCCGTCGGGAGAGACGCGCCGGCTGGCCGGGGGCGTGTCGGGGGCCATCGCCTGGTCGCCCGACGGGCGCTGGATCGCCTACGGGGCCGAGACCGACGAGTTCACGAACGTGATGGTCGTGCCCGCCGAGGGCGGCACCCCCCGGCAGGTGAGCTTCGTCGCCAACTCCTTCTTCGGGGCGCTGCAGTGGAGCGCCGACGGCGACTACCTCGTGTATCGCACCGCCCAGCGCACCGAGCCCGGACGGCTGGTGAAGATCGACCTCGTGCCGCTGCCTCCGGTGTTCGACGAGGACCGCTTTCGCGACCTCTTCAACGAGCCGTCGGACGATGACGACGATCCGGAGTCCGAGAGCGAGGACGAAGGGGAGGGGGACTCCGCGCGGGACGACGACGACGATGACGATGACGATCCGGTAGAGATCGAGTTCGACGGCATCCGGCAGCGGGGGCGGTTCGTGCCCACGAGCTTCTCGGTGGGCACGGTGCTGCTGAGCCCCGACGGCGAGTCGGGGGTGATCACCGGAGACGGTGCGATTCATCGCATCACCTTCGAGGACAACGGCGGGATCGACATCGACCGCATGGAGGTGACCGGCACCCCGCTCGGCTTCGACGACGACGGCAACCGGCTCTACCTGTCGCAGGGCGGGCAGCTGCGGGTGGTGTCGCTGCCCGGCGGGTCGACGCGCACCGTGGAGACTTCGGTGCGCTTCACCGAGGACTTCGACGCGACCAAGGTGGCCGCCTTCGAGCAGGGGTGGGGCGAGATGCGTGACGGCTTCTACGACGCCGACTTCCACGGCGCCGACTGGACCGCCGTGCGCGACCGGTTCCGGCCGCAGATCGAGGGCGCGCGGACTCGAGCCGAGTTCAACCGGCTCATGAATCTCATGCTGGGCGAGCTCAACGGGTCGCATCTGGGGCACTCGGGGCGCACCGGTCCGCCGGCCGGGGGCGACGGGTCGAGCACCGGCCGTCTGGGGCTGCGCTTCGATCGCCTCGCCTACGAGCGGGACGGCCGCTTTCTCGTGACGGAGGTGATCCCGCTCGGGCCCGCCGACATCGACGGCGGTATCGCGGTGGGCGACGAGCTCCGGTCGGTCGCGGGTGAGGCGCTCGGGGCTGCGACCGACCTCGACGAGGTGCTGCGCGACCGCACCGGCGAGAAGGTGGCGGTCACCGTCGTCCGCGACGGCGCGGAACGGGAGGTGGAGCTGCTCGCCGCCTCGGCCGGCGCCGAGCGCCAGATGGTATATCGCGACTGGGTGGAGTCGCGGAGGGCCTACGTCGACGAGCTCAGCGACGGCCGGCTGGGCTACGTGCACATCGCCTCGATGTCGGAGGGGGCGCTCGAGCAGTTCATCTTCGACCTCGACCAGGAGAATCACGCGCGGGACGGCGTGGTGGTCGACGTGCGAAACAACAACGGGGGCTTCGTGAACGTGTACGCGATCGACATCCTCGCGCGTCGCAACTACTTCACGATGCAGGGGCGGGGCAGTTCGGTGGTGGCGCCGTCGCGGGTGCAGCTCGGCCAGCGGGCCCTGCTCGCCCCCACGGTACTCGTGACGAACCAGAACACCCTCTCCGACGGCGAGGACTTCACCGAGGGATACCGCACCCTCGGCCTCGGGTCGGTGGTGGGGGAGCCCACCGCCGGATGGATCATCTTCACCGGCAGTTCCGGCCTCGTCGACGGCACCAGCGTGCGGATGCCCCGCACGATGATCCGCACCCTCGACGGAGAGAACATGGAGCTCGCCCCGCGCCCGGTGGACATCGAAGTCGAGCGCCCGCTCGGCGAATGGTACCAGGGGCGCGACAGCCAGCTCGAGCGGGCGGTGCAGGTGCTGCTGCAGCAGATCGACGCGGGGGGCTGA
- a CDS encoding ribonucleotide-diphosphate reductase subunit beta gives MNWNDPLATLRPAMPPKDAAQAAPTAPAPTEDERPRTEVDRAQTATAPVRTAPDPAIREPEPVPTVDGNTGLGSIDRDGGRVSVDDKAMINARADVNQLLPLKYQWAWEKYLWGCNNHWMPTEVPMQADIALWRSPDGLTAEERAMVKRNLGFFATSESLVANNIVLAVYRQLTNPECRQYLLRQAFEEAVHTHTFQYICESLGLDEGEIFNMYREVPSITDKAAWALEHTRSLDDPEFRTGTPARDRAFLKDLIAFYVVFEGIWFYTGFAQILSLGRRNKMVGIAQQYQYILRDESIHLNFGVDVINQIRAENPHLWTDGLEREVRAMLVEGCELEAAYARDTMPQGLLGLTADLCEEYLRFIGNRRAGQIGLEPLFPAATNPFPWMSEVIDLRKEKNFFETRVTEYQTGGALSWG, from the coding sequence ATGAACTGGAACGACCCCCTCGCCACGCTGCGGCCGGCGATGCCGCCGAAGGATGCCGCGCAAGCCGCTCCGACCGCCCCTGCCCCGACCGAGGACGAACGCCCCCGGACCGAAGTCGATCGCGCGCAGACCGCGACCGCCCCCGTCCGGACCGCGCCGGATCCGGCGATCCGCGAGCCCGAGCCCGTTCCGACGGTGGACGGCAACACCGGCCTCGGCTCCATCGACCGCGACGGCGGCCGGGTGAGCGTGGACGACAAGGCGATGATCAACGCCCGCGCCGACGTGAATCAGCTCCTGCCGCTCAAGTACCAGTGGGCCTGGGAGAAGTACCTGTGGGGCTGCAACAACCACTGGATGCCCACCGAGGTGCCCATGCAGGCCGACATCGCGCTCTGGCGCTCGCCCGACGGCCTCACGGCCGAGGAGCGCGCGATGGTCAAGCGCAACCTCGGCTTCTTCGCCACGAGCGAGTCGCTGGTGGCCAACAACATCGTGCTCGCGGTCTATCGGCAGCTCACCAACCCGGAGTGCCGCCAGTACCTGCTGCGCCAGGCCTTCGAGGAGGCGGTGCACACGCACACCTTCCAGTACATCTGCGAGAGTCTGGGGCTGGACGAGGGCGAGATCTTCAACATGTACCGCGAGGTGCCCTCGATCACCGACAAGGCGGCCTGGGCGCTCGAGCACACGCGGAGTCTCGACGACCCCGAGTTCCGCACCGGCACCCCGGCGCGCGACCGCGCCTTTCTCAAGGATCTGATCGCCTTCTACGTGGTGTTCGAGGGCATCTGGTTCTACACGGGGTTCGCTCAGATCCTCTCGCTCGGACGCCGCAACAAGATGGTGGGGATCGCGCAGCAGTATCAGTACATCCTCCGCGACGAGTCCATCCACCTGAACTTCGGGGTGGATGTCATCAACCAGATCCGCGCCGAGAATCCGCACCTGTGGACCGACGGACTCGAGCGCGAGGTGCGGGCGATGCTCGTCGAAGGGTGTGAGCTCGAGGCGGCCTACGCCCGCGACACCATGCCCCAGGGGCTGCTCGGGCTGACCGCCGATCTGTGCGAGGAGTACCTGCGGTTCATCGGCAATCGGCGGGCCGGCCAGATCGGGCTCGAGCCGCTGTTCCCCGCCGCGACCAACCCCTTTCCCTGGATGTCGGAGGTGATCGACCTGCGCAAGGAGAAGAACTTCTTCGAGACGCGGGTGACCGAGTACCAGACCGGAGGCGCGCTGAGCTGGGGCTGA